GACCGCGATCCAGACGGACGCGTCGATCAACCCGGGCAACTCCGGTGGGCCGCTGGTCAACGCCCGCGGCGAGGTGGTCGGCGTCAACACGGCGATCGCGTCGCTGGAGGGCGGCGGCTCGATCGGGATCGGCTTCGCGATCCCGATCGAGCAGGCCTCCCAGGCGGCCGACCGGATCATCGCCGGCGGCGGCTAGGACCTACCGCAGGTGCGCGGTGAGCCAGGCCTCGCGGTCGGCGCGGGCGGCCGCGTTGAGTTCGTGGCCGGCGTCGGGGTAGAGGTGGTAGTCCTTGGGCTCCGACGCGAGCGAGACGAGCGCGCGGCGGGTCGAGTCGGGCACGAAGAAGTCGGGCTCCGCGAACTGGAAGAGCAGCGGCACCCCGCGCCGGTCGGCGACGAAGTGGATCGGGTCGACCCGCTCGAAGAGCTTCTCGTAGGCGATCGTGGCGTCGCCGGAGAGGCCGAGGAAGAACGTCGCGAACCAGTTGCTGAAGGTGGCGTCGACGTTCATCGCCACCGCGGCGCTGACCCGGTTCTGGTCAACGGAGGCGAGCAGCAGGCCATACATGCCGCCGTAGTCGTGGCCGACCACCGCGGCCCGGGAAACGCCGGCGCGGGCGGTGAGCAGGTCGAGCCCGCGGCGCAGCCGGACCGTCTGGGCCACCACGTTGGCGACGTCGCGCTGATCGCCGACCACGTCGATCGACCACGGGAAGGTGAGGTCGGGCAGCAGTGCCACGGCACCCTGCCGGGCCCGGGCCACCGCCTCGTCGAGGAACTCCAGGCGGCTGCTGGTCGGGTTGGGCGGCTCGAACCAGTGCAGGTAGAGGACCGCGGGGTAGTGGCCCTTGCGGGCCGGCTCGACCAGGTAGGCGCGCACCGGGTCGCCGTCGCGGCCGGCATAGGTGATGTCGCGGACCAGCACGCCGTCGCGATTTTCCACGCTGTGCTGGGTGATGGTGACCGGCCCGCGTTTGTAGGCGAACGGGTCGGTGCCGGCCGATGAGGCCGGCACGGCAGGGCTACCCAACGGCGCTGCCAGCGCCGCCGATCCCGTCAGTAGAGCCGCCGCGATGAGCCCGGTGGCGGACAGGGTGCGAAGCGGGCGCATGGTCCTCCTAACGAGCGTGATGTCGAATACATGTTAGAGACGGTAGGGCTCGCGCGTTTAACGCGTCAAGGGCCTTAGACTCATTAGAGTGTTGAGCGTCGAACTCCGGCCGGCCCGTCCCGTCGCGCATGCCCTCGGCGGCCGGCTGTCGCTGGCCCTGGTCAACAGCGTGCTGTGGCGACGCTCCGCCGAGCCGATCGAGCGGATCACCGACTACCCGTCGCTGGCCGGCTATCTCTGCGACGCCGGTGGCATCGACGACGCCGCGCTGGCCGCCCTGGAGGCCGAGGCCGCCGGCGACCCGACCGCGGCCCGGGGCGCCCTCGACCGCACGCTGGCCCTCCGCGAGGCGCTGTTCCGGCTGTTCTCCGCGGTCGCGGCCGGCGGCGAGCCCGACGGCGCCGACCTGGCCGTGCTCGACCGCGCCTTCCGGGCCGGGATGCGGCAACTGCGGGTCGGCGTGGGCAGCGGGCGCGGCTACCGCCCCGGCTGGACCGGGCTCGACGTGCCGGCCTGGGAGGCGGCCGCCGACGCGGTCGCGGTGCTCGGCTCACCCGACGTGCCACCGCTCAAGCAGTGCCCGGGCGAATCCTGCGGCTGGGTGTTCGTCGACGAGAGCCGCAACCACAGTAGACAGTGGTGCGACAGCCGGATGTGTGGCAACCGGGCCCGGGCCCGCCGCCACTACCAGAAGAAGCGGGCCTAGATCGACGCCAGCAGGCGCTCGCGCAAAGGTGCGGCCCGGTCGGCGAAGTCGCGCTGGGCCGCCGCGTATTCGGCCCGCCCGGGCGCGGTTTCGATCCGCACCGGTGGATAGCCGAGCGCCTCGAGGTCGTAGGGGCTGGCCCGCATGTCGAGCGTGCGGATGTCGCGGGCCAGCGCGAAGCAGTCGGCCACGAGCTCGCTGGGCACCAGCGGAGAGAGCTTGTAGGCCCACTTGTAGAGATCCATGTTGGCGTGCAGGCAGCCGGGCTGCTCGAGCTCGTGCTGCCGCTCCCGGGTCGGGGTGAGCACGTTGAGCGGGCGGGCCGGCGCGGTGAAGAACCGGTAGGCGTCGAAGTGGCTGCAGCGCACCCCGCGCTCCTCGACCACGGCCGCGGTCTGGGCCGGGGAGAGCCGCAGCGGCCAGGCGTCGTGCCGTACCTCGTCCTGGGTCTGCCGGTAGACCATCGCCCACTCGTGCATGCCGAAGCAGCCGAGCTGGGCCGGGCGGCCGGCGGTGCGGGTCAGCAGGGTGCGGATCCAGTCGATCGAGGTGGCCCGGTGGCCGCGGACGACCTCGGCGTCGACGGTGACGCCGGCGGGCTCGGCGCGGTAGTCGCGCCCCAGCTCCTGCACCGAGGCCCCGGCCAGGACCACCCCGGCGCCCGGGTGCCAGCGGCGTAGCTGGGCGGGCCGGTGGGAGTAGTAGGTGAACAGGAAGTCTTCGACCGGGTGGCGCTCGCCGGCCCGGCGCCGCCGCAGGTGCGGCTCGACCCAGCCGTCGACCCGCCGCTCGTGCGCGAGCCGGCGGGCCCGCCAGGCATCGAGCGCGAGAACCGTCACCCCACGAGGGTAGCCAGCGGTGGCGCCACGCCCTCCGTGAAGGTGCGGGCGCCACCGCTGGCGGGGCCTCAGGCGCCCAGCGAGGAACGGATCTTGTTGATCATGGACATCTCGTTGTCACTGACCCCACCCTGAGCCTTCGCGACCTGGTCGCAGGCGCTCATGATGGTGTTGCGGAAGTTCTGCAGGTCCTGCGGGTTCTTCGACAGGATCTGCTGCGACTGCTGGAGCATCGACATGACGCCGCTTTCCATGTCGGCCGAGCTGCCCTTGGGCATCTTCGGCATGCCCCCACTGCCCTTGAAGATCTCCTGCATGTCGGGAGACGCGCTCTTGAGGGCCTTCGAGCCCGCGAACATCTCCTTGATCGTGCCCATGATCCCCGGATCGGACTTCGAGACGAGCATCATCGCGCCCATCGCCGCGTTGCGCAGGGTGTCGCGCTCCTGGTCGGAGTAGCGCATGGTTTTGTCTGTCATGCCCAGATCCTGGCCCGGCCGGATGCCCGTGGGTGCGGAAACCGAGCAAGGTCTATGGCCCGGTTTTCCGCCCCAATCCGGCGTACCAACCGGCCGGTCGTGGCGTCGCCGGCGGCGGTGCCGATGGCTCCCATCGGCGCGCCGCCACCAGCCCGGGGCCGACCAGCGCGAAGCGGTCGAACAGCGCGGCGATCTCGGACCGGCTGCGCGGGCGCAGCGGAATGCCGGCGGCGGCGTAGAGGTCGGCGACCCGGCCCACCCGGTCGGGTGAGTCGTCGGCGCTGCCGTGGCTGATCGCCAGATAACTGCCCGGGGCGACGTGGTCGTAGATCGATGCCGTGCCACTGGCCGGCTCTTCGGCGTCGGGCACGAAGTGGTAGACCGCCAGCGCCAGCACTGCGACCGGCCGGGCGAAGTCGATGTAGTGCCGCACATCCCGGTGGCGCAACACCAACTCCGGGTCGCGCAGGTCGGCCTGCACGACGGTCACGTCTGGGTTGCCGATGACGCCGATCCGGTTGTGCAGCACGGCCATCGGGTCGGTGTCGACGTAGACCACCCGGCTGCCGCAGACCATCTGGTGGGTGTTGCGGGCGGTCGGCAGGCCGGCGCCCAGGTCGAGGAACTGCCGGATGCCGCGGGCCACCAGGTGTTGCAGCACCCGGCCGAGAAAGGCCCGGTTGGCCCGGGCGGCCTCGGGAAGCTCGGGGCACGCGGTCGTGACCGCGTCGGCCAGCCGCCGATCGGCCGGGCTGGCACGGTCGCCGCCCTGGTGGTAATCCCACATGCGGGCCACGTTGGGCGCCTCGTCGACGGTCACCGCAGACCTCCGTCCTCCAACTCAGCATGTCAACGTGACCGCCCGATCGGGGGACAGGCTGTGCGACGGCTAGATTTGGGGCGTGCGTATCGCTTTGTTCGCCCATTCCAACGGGCAGTCGTTCGGCGTCGTCGAGGGTGAGACCGGCGCCGGGGCTGACGCGTTGACCGTCGCCGAAATCGAGGGCCTGCCCTTCGGCGAGATCAAGTTCACCAACCGGCGCTGGGCGCTGGCCGACGTGCGGCTGCTGCCGCCGATGCTGCCCCGCAAAATCATCGCGGTCGGCCGCAACTACGTCGAGCACGCGTCCGAGCTGGGCAATGAGGTGCCCAAGGAGCCGCTGCTGTTCCTCAAGCCGCCGTCGTCGGTGATCGGGCCGGGCGACGCGATCGAGCTGCCGATCCAGTCCAAGCAGGTGGAGCACGAGGCCGAGTTGGCCGTCGTGATCGGCCTACAGGGCGCCCGTCGGGTCGACCGGGCCGGCGCCGAGCGGGCCATCTTCGGCTACACCGCCGCCAACGACGTGACCGCTCGGGATCTCCAGCGCAGCGACGGGCAGTGGACCCGGGCCAAGGGCTTCGACACCTTCTGCCCGATCGGCCCGTGGATCGTCACCGACCTCGATGTCAGCAACCTCGAGGTGCGCTGCGAGGTCGGCCGCCCGCCGGAGGAGCTCGAGGTGCGGCAGCTCGGCAACACCCGCGACATGGTCTTCGACATCCCGACGATCGTGTCCTACGTCTCGCACGTGATGACGCTCGGCCCGGGCGACGTGATCCTGACCGGCACGCCCGCCGGGGTCAGCCCGATTCTGGCCGGCGAGACCGTCTCGGTGCGGATCGAGGGCATCGGTGACCTGGTCAACCCGGTCACAGCCATCGAGTGATGTCCAACCGGGGGGTGGCGGATTTGGTAGCCGACCACCCCTCCGGTAAAGTTCTCACTCGGCGCTTCAAGCGCCATTGGGGTATGGGGTAATTGGCAGCCCAACTGATTCTGGTTCAGTTAGTCTAGGTTCGAGTCCTGGTACCCCAGCAACGATGCCGAGGCGGCGTCGGAGTTGGATCTGGTAGAGTTCCGCTCCGTTGTCATCGCGACATCGTGGAAGTCCTGGCCCCGTCGTCTAGCGGCCTAGGACGCCGCCCTCTCAAGGCGGTAGCGTGGGTTCGAATCCCATCGGGGCTACATCGGGCTAAACCCCTCGAGATCACTCGGGGGGTTTGCTTTTTGCCCTGGTTCGACCGTCCACTGTGTGGGGTCAGAGACCCGAAAGCCGTTGCCCCGCACGGACTACGGCCATGGCGTGGCGGTCGCCGGGGCGGCGGCCCAGGCGCTCGATGGGGCCCGAGACGCTGATCGAGGCGATCACCCGGCCGGTGCGGTCGCGGATCGGTGCCGACACGCTGGCCACACCAGGCTCACGCTCGGCGACGCTCTGGGCCCAGCCACGACGCCGGACCTCGGCCAGCGTGCGGCCGGTAAACTTGCAGCGTGGCAGCAGGGGCATGACCGCCTCCGGCGGCTCCCAGGCGAGCAGGATCTGGGCGGCCGAGCCGGCCGTCATCGGCAACACCGAGCCGACCGGCACCGTGTCGCGCAGGCCACTGGCGCGTTCCGCGGCGGCGACACAGATCCGTTCGTCGGCACGGCGCAGATAGAGCTGGGCGCTCTCGCCGGTCGCGTCCCGCAATGCGGACAGCAGCGGCTCGGCGGCGGTGAGCAGCACATCGGGCGCCGCATTGGCCAGCTCGCCCAGGCGTGGGCCGGGGCGCCAGCGCCCCTGTGTGTCGCGCACCAGCATGCGATGGATCTCTAACGCCTGTGCCAGGCGGTGTGCGGTGGCCCTCGGCAACCGGGTCCGCTCCACCAATTCGGCCAGGCTGGCGCCGTCGACACAGGCCGCGAGGATCACCACCGCCTTGTCGAGGACGCCGACACCGCTCATACTGTGTCCCACAAGCCGAAACATACCTCCCAGAATTTAGGATGTCCAGATGGTGGGAGTCACTCCGAAGCCAACGTCACCGAGGACCCTGGCCGAGAAGGTCTGGGACGCGCACGTGGTGCGATCCGCCGAGGGTGAGCCAGATCTGCTCTTCATCGACCTGCACCTGCTGCACGAGGTGACCAGCCCGCAGGCGTTCGACGGGCTGCGTGTCGCCGGCCGGCCCGTGCGGCGCACCGATCTGACGCTCGCGACCGAGGATCACAACACGCCAACCGGTTACAGCAACCCGGCGTTCAACCTCCGGCGCGGTGATCCGCTGACGATCGCCGACCCGACGTCGCGCACCCAGATCGAGACCCTGCGCCGCAACTGCGCCGAGTTCGGCATCCGCCTGCTCCCACTGGGCGACGACAACCAGGGCATCGTGCACGTCATCGGCCCGCAGCTCGGTGTCACCCAGCCCGGCCTGACGATCGTGTGCGGCGACTCACACACGGCCACCCACGGCGCTTTCGGCGCGCTGGCCTTCGGCATCGGCACCAGCGAGGTCGAGCACGTGCTGGCCACCCAGACGCTGCCGCAATCGCGGCCGAAGACCATGGCCGTCAACGTCGTCGGTGAGCTCGCTCCCGGCGTCACCGCCAAAGACCTGGTTCTGGCGCTCATAGCGCAGGTGGGCACCGGCGGTGGCCGCGGCCACATCGTCGAATACCGCGGTGAGGCGATCCGCAACCTCTCCATGGAGGGGCGGATGACGATCGCCAACATGTCGATCGAATGGGGCGCCAAGGCCGGCATGATCGCGCCGGACGAGACGACCTATGCCTACTTGAAGGGCCGGCCCAACGCGCCGCAGGGCGACGCCTGGGACGCCGCGCTGGACTACTGGCGCAGCCTGCCGACCGACGACGGCGCGGTCTTCGACACCGAGGTGACCCTCGACGCGACGCGGATCAGCCCGTTCGTCACCTGGGGCACCAACCCGGGCCAGGGCGTCGCGCTCGACGGCACGGTGCCGTCGCCGGATGACTTCGCCCTCGAGGGTGAGCGCACCGCGGCGACGCGGGCACTGGAATACATGGCGCTGACGCCCGGCACCCCGCTGCGCGACATCGCGGTCGACGTGGTCTTCGTCGGCTCGTGCACCAACGGCCGGCTGGAAGACCTGCGCGCGGCGGCCGACGTGATCCGCGGCCACCGGGTCGCCGAGGGCGTGCGGATGCTGGTCGTGCCCGGTTCCGCGGCCGTCCGCGAGGCGGCCGAGATGGAGGGTCTCGACAAGGTCTTCGCCGACGCGGGCGCCGAGTGGCGGTTCGCCGGCTGCTCCATGTGTCTGGGCATGAACCCCGACACGCTCTCGCCGGGCCAGCGCTGCGCCTCCACCTCCAACCGCAACTTCGAAGGCCGCCAGGGCCGGGGCGGGCGCACCCACCTCGTCTCGCCGCCCGTCGCCGCCGCCACCGCCGTGCGCGGCCGGCTGGCGTCGCCGGCAGACCTGTGACGTCGGCGACACCAGGGAGAGAAGGAACGATGGACAAGTTCACCGTGCACACCGGCACCGCCGTCCCGCTGCGGCGGTCCAACGTGGATACCGACCAGATCATCCCCGCGGTGTACCTCAAGAGGGTGACCCGCACCGGCTTCCAGGACGGCCTGTTCAGCGCCTGGCGCGAAGACCCGTCGTTCGTGCTCAACGACCCGAGCTTCAGCGGGGCGTCGGTGCTCGTGGCCGGTCCCGAGTTCGGCACCGGGTCATCGCGCGAGCACGCCGTGTGGGCCTTGCGCGACTACGGTTTCCGCGCCGTCGTCTCGCCGCGGTTCGGCGACATCTTCCGTGGCAACGCTCTCAAGGAGGGCCTGCTGCCGGTCGAGCTCGAACTGCCGGCTGTGGAAGAGCTGTGGGCGTTGGTCGAGGGTGACCCCACCACTCGGGTGACAGTCGACCTGGAAGCACGGCAACTCCGTGCGGGTGACCACGTCTGGGCGTTCCCGCTCGACGACTTCAGCCGTTGGCGGCTGCTCGAAGGGCTTGACGACATCGGCCTGACCTTGCGGCATGAGGCGGAAATCACGGAGTATGAGCAGCACCGGGCGGCTTTCCTGCCCGCCATCAGCTAGCCCTTTTCCCGGCCACACGGCCGATGCCAGCGGCCAATTCGCCCCCTCCGGGTTCCACCGGAGGGGGCGAATCCGTTACGACACAACGACTTATTTCCGCGATATGTTTGTGTACCGATGACAATGGGCATACGGTGCGCGCAGAATGGCACGCGTTGAGGCCATGCAAACATCGGAGGGAAGTTGTGAACAAAGCCGAGCTCATCGAGGCGCTCGCCGCTCGCCTGGGGGACCGGAAGACGGCGACGGCGGCGCTCGACGCGGTCCTCACTGAGGTCCAGCAAGCGGTCACCAAGGGCGACCGCGTAGCCATCACCGGCTTCGGTGTCTTCGAAAAGCGCGTGCGCGGCGCCCGAACAGCCCGCAACCCGCGCACCGGCGAAGCGGTGAAGGTCAAGAAGACGTCCGTCCCGGCGTTCCGCGCTGGCGCGGGCTTCCGGGAGATGGTCGCCAGCGGTCGCGTGCCGAAGGTCGCCGCCGCTAAGAAGACCACCGCCAAGGCGACCACCGCCAAGGCCACCGCGGCCAAGGCCACCACCGCCACGAAGGCGGCGGCCGCCAAGAAGACCGCCACCGCGACGAAGAAGGCCGCTCCCGCCAAGACGGCTGCCAAGTCGACCGCGGCGAAGACCACCACCGCCCGCAAGGCGGCCGTTGCCAAGAAGACCAGCAGCGCGGCTGCCAAGAAGACCACCACGGCACGCACCACCGCCGCGGCCAAGAAGGCTCCCGCCCGGAAGGCGCCCGCCAAGAAGGCACGCTGACCTGACGAGACGCCGAAGGCGCCCACCGGTTCTCCGGTGGGCGCCTTCGGCCGTCAAGGTCCGCTGTGGACCGCCGGGAAGCCGGTGGACCTCACGGTCAGCGCTGTCGAGCCAACTGAACGTAGACGGGCCGCCCCAGGCTCGCGAGAATCTCTCAGGTGCGCCGCACCTATCTGACCGCCGCCGGGATCGCGCTCGGTGTCGCCCTGCTGACCGACGTGCTCCGCGTCTGGTTGCCTTCGATCATCACCATCTTCGGGCAGGCCGCGTCGACACCGGCCGAGCTGATGGGCGGTTTCGCGCTGCTCTGGTTCGTCGGCGCGTTCGCCGTCGTGCCGTTGCTGCGGCCGCTCGGGCCGCGCGGTGTGGCGTTGGTCGCTGGGATCGCGCTTGCCGCTTGCCGGCTCGGCCTGCTCGCCACCGATGGCGGGCAGGCACAGCTCTACCTCGCCAGCGCCGGTCTGCTCGCCGGGCTGATCTGGCTCGCCGCGACCGCCGTCACCGGCGTGGAACCCGTGCCCGGCCTGGTTCTCGGCCTCGCGCTGGGCACCGCAACGCACGCCGCGGTGGGCACATTCGACCTGACTTGGCGCGGCAATGCGATCGCGTGGACGGTGACAGCGGTGCTGTGCCTGGCATTCGTCGCGCTGCTGCCCGCCGTGACCAACCACACAACCGAATCCACGCCCGGCCCCGCGGCGTGGTTCGTCGCCGGGCCGGTGTTGCTGTTGTGGACGATGGTCGCGGGTTCGCCCGCACTCGCCAACACCGCCGTCTCCTACGCGCGCGGCGAGGAGACCGGGATCGCCGGTCCCGGCCCGGGTTCGGCGTTGCCGGCGGTGCTGACGGCGGTGTCGGTCGGGTTGTTGGCGGCCGGCGCCCTGCTGCTCCGGCCGACCGCGGCGGTGGCCGTCGCGGGTCTGGTGACGATGGTCGCCGGCACGGTCGCGTTCACGCTGTCGTGGGGTTCCGGCCTGATCCTGGCCATCCCGGCTACCGCACTGGGCCTCGGGTTGGTGTTGTGCGCGACCGGGTTCCGCACCGACCGGGGTGATCCGGCGGCCGGCGGACGCAGGCGCGGCTTCGCGGCGGTCGGCGGGATGACCGTGTTCGCGGTCGCCGCGGTGCTCTACTACGCCTCATATGACATCGGCTACCCCAACGAGTGGGTGCCACCCGCGGTCGCGGCCGTCGTCGCGTTTGTGGCCGGGCGGCCGCCGTACCCCCGAATGGATGTCGGTCGTTCCTGGTCCTGGACCGCTGTTCCGCTGGCCGTTGTCGCCACGTTCGGGGCGGGGTTGTTGATGCCGGGGTCGGTGCCGGCCGGTGGGCGCGCGCCGGCGCCCGGCGTGGTGCGGGTGGTGGCCTACAACATCCGGATGGGCTTCGGCCTCGACGGGCGGCTCGACCTGGCCGGGCTGACGGCGGCGATCGCCGCGCAGCGCCCCGACGTCGTGTTGCTCAGCGAGGTCGACCGGGCCTGGTTGCTCAACGGCGGCCATGACACGCTCGCGCTGCTCGCCGAGCGGCTCGGGATGCCCTACCGGTTCGCCCCGGCGGCCGACGCGGTCTGGGGCGACGCGGTGCTGACCCGGCTGCCGGTGGTCTACACGGCGACGGTCCGGTTGCGCGCGGTCGGCGCACCGACGGGTGCACAGGCGCTCGGTGTCGTGCTCGACGCCGACGGGGCCGAGGTCGCCGTCGTCTCCACCCACCTTCAGCCGCCACCGGACGGCGGGCCGGTGAGCCAGGCGCACGAGGTCGCCACGTTCGCGCGCGGGTTCGCCGCCGGGCGACCGCTGGTCGTCGGTGGCGACCTCAACACCCAGCCGGGCGACGCGGCGTTCGCCGCCTTCACCGATGCCGGGTTGCTCGACGGCTTCGCCGCCAACCGGCCGCTGCCGACGTCGCCGGCCGACGCGCCCAACGAGCAGATCGACCACCTGCTGGTGTCGCCGGAGATCAGCGTGACCGAGGTGGTCGCACCCCGCACCGAGGCATCCGACCACCTGCCGGTCGCGGCGACCCTGACGGTGTCGTGAGACCCCCGGCGCGGCCGCTCAGATCGATCAGGAGACGACGATCACCGCGGCGGGGTAGTCGAGCTAGGGCTCAGAGCCGGTCGGCCGCGACGGCGCGCTCGCCGGAGAACGCCACCAGCCAGCCGCCGCCCTTCGCGGTGCGATAGTCGTCGGGCGTCTCGCTGCCCAGCAGCCGGGCCAACGCGGCCGGCATCACCTTGCCCTGGCTACAGGCGACGAAGTCGGCGCCGGCGGCGGCCAGTTCGGCCAGCCGGCCGGCCGCGGACAGCGCGTTCTCCTCCGGGTCCTGGCCGGGCTTGGGCTCGTCGAGCGCGGAGTCGCCGACGATCGCCAGGTCGAGCAGCGCGGCCAGCGGTTCGAGGGTCTGCACGCAGCGCCGCGGCGTCGCCGACACCAGGTGGGCGGGGCGGGTGAGCGCGAGCAGCGGGGCGAGTTCCTTGGCCCGGGCCCGGCCGGGCTTGTCGAGCGGGCGGGCGGTGTCGGGGCCGGACCAGTTGCCCCGCTTGCCGGCGTGGGCGTGCCGGGCCAGCCCGCAGACGGCGGTGACCGCCGGCAGGGCGGTGAAGTCGCGCACGACCTGGACGTCGTGTGAGTAGCTGAGCAGGCCCGACGCCTCGTCGACCGGAAGCCAGCGGACCGCGTTGACCTCGTCGGACTCGGCCACCAGGCGCGGATCGTCGCTGACGTAGCGCATCGACCAGTAGTCGACCGTCTTCGGGAAGCCCTCGCGCACCGTGTAACTGACGCCGGGCAGCCGCACCTGTGGCACGGCGGTGACGCCGGTCTCCTCGGAGACCTCGCGCACCGCCGCGGCCAGCGGGTGTTCGCCGGCCTCGAGCTTGCCCTTGGGCAGCGACCAGTCGTCGTAACGCTCGCGGTGCACGAGACAGATCTCCACGCCGTCGCCGGCCGGCCGCCACACCACGCCGCCGGCGGCGCGGATCAGGGTAGCCATCGCGTCCTTGTCGGCTCGGCGGCGACCGCCCACGCCTCGGGGAAGGCGGCCCGGACGGCCCGGATCGCGCTGCGTTCCCGCTCGAAGAGCCGGCCGGCGACCACCGCGAGCGCGGTGTCGTCGGGCGACTCGGCCGCCAGCGCCAGCCAGGTGTCGGCGGCGATAGCGGCGTCCTGGTGCTCGCCGAGCAGGTCCTGCACCCGGGCGAGGGCCTTGGCCAGCTTGGCCGCCGGGCCGCCGGTGACGGAGGCGACCGCGTCGACGGCGTAGCGCGCCCGCTTGCCGTTGATCCGCACCGCGTGCCAGCGGTCGTCGGCGGCCAGCGGGTCGAGGTCGGCGGCGCCGTCGACGCCCTTGGCGCCGTAGGCCAACCGGCGCCAGGGCCGGGCCACCAGCCGCGGGAGCAGCCGATGGGCCGGCTGTCTGGCGGTCGCCAGGACCTTCGGGTCGCGGGCCGCGTCGACCAGCAGGTCGAGCAGTGCGTGGTAGCGCGGGCTGCGCAGCGCCTTGTCGACGGTCGCGAGCGCCTGCTGCTGGCGGGCGTCGAGCGCCGCGTCGAGCCGGTCCACCGCGGCGCTGTCGACCGGGCAGAGCGGGTCGGCGTTGGCGGTGTGCTGGAGGCGTTCGCGGAGCACCTCGGCGTCGCGCGCCTCGCCCAGCACACCGGCGATCCAGCGCAACTCGTCGCGCAGCCGGCCGATCCAGTCCTTGTCGAGCAGCGCGGCGAAGGTGCGCAGGTCGCTGCGCAGGCGGCGGCAGCCGACCCGCATCTGGTGCACGGCGGTGTCGCCGTCTTCGAGCGGCTGGCCGAGCCGGACCAGCGGGTCGTGGGCGAAGATCCGGGCGATCCCGGCACGCACCGCCGCGGTCACCACCTCGGCCGCCGACGGTTGCTCGGGCAGGTTGCCCGGCGGGGTCAGGTCGGGCGGCTGGGCGGCCGCCGCACCCAGGGCCCGCACGTGCTTCGGCGTGAACTCGCCCTCGACCGCGCCCGCCTCGGTCAGCGCGCCGGCCACCGCACCGAGCAGCGCGCGGTCGCCGGCCTTGCGCTCCACCTCGATCTCGCGGAACGCCATCCGCACCGCCTTGCCGTCGAACACGGTGACGGCGTCGTCGGCGACCTCGGCGAGCACGGTGCCGTCGGCGTCGTGCAACTCGTAGGCGTGCCGCACGCTGCGGATCCGCGCCGCCGGCGCCAGCGCCGCGCCCCGCGACCAGGCGGTGACCAGCGCGACCAGGTCGGCCGGCGGGGTGCCCTGCCGGCCCTTGCGGGAGATCTCGTGGCGCAGCCCGGGAACGGCCGCGGGCAGCTTCACCGTCCACGGCAGGGCGTCGCCCTTGCGGTGCCGCAGCGACACCCCCGACCGGGCCAGCCGCAGGTCAGGGGTGTCGTAGTAGGTCGCCGTGAGGGTCACCGGCGGTGCCTCGACCACGGTGCCGCCGGCCGGGAGCCGGTCGGTCAGGTCGGGCAGCCGGAACGCGTCGTCGGCCCCGAGCTTGCGTTCCTCTTCAAGCATGGCGCCCACCCTAGTGCCGAGCCGGCTCAGCCGGCGCTGCCGACGAAGCGGCGGAGCAGCCGATTCTGCACGTGCTCCAGTGGCCGGTCCAAAGTGGATGCCCGGCGGACCCAGCTGCCGTCGCCCTGTAGCACGAACGTGTCTATGTCGTCGCTCATCGAGTCGGTCAGCACGCAGTCGAGCTCGGC
This genomic interval from Asanoa ferruginea contains the following:
- a CDS encoding SAM-dependent methyltransferase, coding for MTVDEAPNVARMWDYHQGGDRASPADRRLADAVTTACPELPEAARANRAFLGRVLQHLVARGIRQFLDLGAGLPTARNTHQMVCGSRVVYVDTDPMAVLHNRIGVIGNPDVTVVQADLRDPELVLRHRDVRHYIDFARPVAVLALAVYHFVPDAEEPASGTASIYDHVAPGSYLAISHGSADDSPDRVGRVADLYAAAGIPLRPRSRSEIAALFDRFALVGPGLVAARRWEPSAPPPATPRPAGWYAGLGRKTGP
- a CDS encoding fumarylacetoacetate hydrolase family protein, whose translation is MRIALFAHSNGQSFGVVEGETGAGADALTVAEIEGLPFGEIKFTNRRWALADVRLLPPMLPRKIIAVGRNYVEHASELGNEVPKEPLLFLKPPSSVIGPGDAIELPIQSKQVEHEAELAVVIGLQGARRVDRAGAERAIFGYTAANDVTARDLQRSDGQWTRAKGFDTFCPIGPWIVTDLDVSNLEVRCEVGRPPEELEVRQLGNTRDMVFDIPTIVSYVSHVMTLGPGDVILTGTPAGVSPILAGETVSVRIEGIGDLVNPVTAIE
- a CDS encoding IclR family transcriptional regulator, which encodes MSGVGVLDKAVVILAACVDGASLAELVERTRLPRATAHRLAQALEIHRMLVRDTQGRWRPGPRLGELANAAPDVLLTAAEPLLSALRDATGESAQLYLRRADERICVAAAERASGLRDTVPVGSVLPMTAGSAAQILLAWEPPEAVMPLLPRCKFTGRTLAEVRRRGWAQSVAEREPGVASVSAPIRDRTGRVIASISVSGPIERLGRRPGDRHAMAVVRAGQRLSGL
- a CDS encoding CGNR zinc finger domain-containing protein — protein: MLSVELRPARPVAHALGGRLSLALVNSVLWRRSAEPIERITDYPSLAGYLCDAGGIDDAALAALEAEAAGDPTAARGALDRTLALREALFRLFSAVAAGGEPDGADLAVLDRAFRAGMRQLRVGVGSGRGYRPGWTGLDVPAWEAAADAVAVLGSPDVPPLKQCPGESCGWVFVDESRNHSRQWCDSRMCGNRARARRHYQKKRA
- a CDS encoding 3-methyladenine DNA glycosylase — its product is MTVLALDAWRARRLAHERRVDGWVEPHLRRRRAGERHPVEDFLFTYYSHRPAQLRRWHPGAGVVLAGASVQELGRDYRAEPAGVTVDAEVVRGHRATSIDWIRTLLTRTAGRPAQLGCFGMHEWAMVYRQTQDEVRHDAWPLRLSPAQTAAVVEERGVRCSHFDAYRFFTAPARPLNVLTPTRERQHELEQPGCLHANMDLYKWAYKLSPLVPSELVADCFALARDIRTLDMRASPYDLEALGYPPVRIETAPGRAEYAAAQRDFADRAAPLRERLLASI
- a CDS encoding alpha/beta hydrolase family protein gives rise to the protein MRPLRTLSATGLIAAALLTGSAALAAPLGSPAVPASSAGTDPFAYKRGPVTITQHSVENRDGVLVRDITYAGRDGDPVRAYLVEPARKGHYPAVLYLHWFEPPNPTSSRLEFLDEAVARARQGAVALLPDLTFPWSIDVVGDQRDVANVVAQTVRLRRGLDLLTARAGVSRAAVVGHDYGGMYGLLLASVDQNRVSAAVAMNVDATFSNWFATFFLGLSGDATIAYEKLFERVDPIHFVADRRGVPLLFQFAEPDFFVPDSTRRALVSLASEPKDYHLYPDAGHELNAAARADREAWLTAHLR
- the leuC gene encoding 3-isopropylmalate dehydratase large subunit yields the protein MVGVTPKPTSPRTLAEKVWDAHVVRSAEGEPDLLFIDLHLLHEVTSPQAFDGLRVAGRPVRRTDLTLATEDHNTPTGYSNPAFNLRRGDPLTIADPTSRTQIETLRRNCAEFGIRLLPLGDDNQGIVHVIGPQLGVTQPGLTIVCGDSHTATHGAFGALAFGIGTSEVEHVLATQTLPQSRPKTMAVNVVGELAPGVTAKDLVLALIAQVGTGGGRGHIVEYRGEAIRNLSMEGRMTIANMSIEWGAKAGMIAPDETTYAYLKGRPNAPQGDAWDAALDYWRSLPTDDGAVFDTEVTLDATRISPFVTWGTNPGQGVALDGTVPSPDDFALEGERTAATRALEYMALTPGTPLRDIAVDVVFVGSCTNGRLEDLRAAADVIRGHRVAEGVRMLVVPGSAAVREAAEMEGLDKVFADAGAEWRFAGCSMCLGMNPDTLSPGQRCASTSNRNFEGRQGRGGRTHLVSPPVAAATAVRGRLASPADL